The following are encoded in a window of Geoalkalibacter sp. genomic DNA:
- a CDS encoding type II secretion system protein GspJ, translating to MRAQGFTLLEILVALTITAIVLTSVYGVFATLSSAKEELESDAEIFHQARVLFDRMAREIRSVYYHPARESIFQGGEGEERQDFLELTTRATSPTLPRAAGISRVRYEVRPDPDDREGPPQLVRREESLLPGAAAAGMEHRLAAGIRTFRLRFFDGIEWRDAWSAGDGLGLPQMVELFLEIEAQGRSRTFLTAVEVPRIEP from the coding sequence GTGAGAGCCCAAGGCTTCACCCTGCTCGAGATTCTGGTCGCCCTGACCATCACCGCCATCGTCCTGACCTCGGTCTACGGGGTTTTCGCCACCTTGAGTTCCGCCAAGGAAGAACTCGAAAGCGACGCCGAGATCTTCCATCAGGCGCGGGTGTTGTTTGACCGCATGGCGCGCGAAATCCGCAGCGTCTATTATCACCCTGCCCGCGAGTCCATTTTTCAGGGGGGAGAGGGCGAGGAACGTCAGGATTTTCTCGAATTGACGACGAGGGCCACTTCCCCGACCCTGCCGCGAGCCGCGGGCATATCACGGGTGCGCTACGAAGTGCGGCCCGATCCCGATGATCGCGAAGGGCCGCCGCAACTGGTGCGGCGGGAGGAAAGTCTGCTGCCGGGCGCTGCCGCGGCGGGCATGGAACACCGTCTTGCCGCGGGCATCCGCACCTTTCGCCTGCGTTTTTTCGACGGCATCGAATGGCGCGACGCCTGGAGCGCGGGCGATGGCCTGGGCTTGCCGCAGATGGTCGAACTTTTCTTGGAAATCGAGGCGCAAGGACGCTCCCGAACCTTTCTCACGGCGGTGGAAGTCCCGCGGATCGAGCCATGA
- the gspK gene encoding type II secretion system minor pseudopilin GspK, with translation MRDPLLRQEKGMVLLLVLVVVALLSALLTEFAFSTLVDLRLVETYRDSTRAYYLARGGMRAGQMILQEDRNAYDARNELWGQGVANFPVGEEGIVTIDIEDLDGRLAINALVRGNNPDPVQKERFMRLFEQFDFDHPADMVAALIDWLDSGDDVYEQDGALGAESAYYQSLNPPYAARNGSLASLDELALVRGFSADIVETLRPHVSLHGDLRVNLNTAAPEVIATLHFDEARPVYPEEAQDIAAARDLAPFENLEDFQREFPGLWEKFPTSAELTYGIGFKSNYYLIRSQAWVNDGTRTVTAVVSKSDNKIHSLRVD, from the coding sequence ATGAGAGATCCCCTGCTGCGCCAGGAAAAGGGCATGGTGTTGCTGCTGGTGCTGGTGGTGGTCGCCCTGCTGTCGGCCCTGCTCACCGAGTTCGCCTTCTCCACGCTGGTCGATCTGCGCCTGGTCGAGACCTATCGCGACAGCACCCGCGCCTATTATCTGGCGCGCGGCGGCATGCGCGCCGGGCAGATGATTCTGCAAGAGGACCGCAACGCCTACGATGCCCGCAACGAACTCTGGGGACAGGGGGTCGCCAATTTTCCCGTCGGCGAGGAAGGCATCGTCACCATCGACATCGAGGATTTGGACGGCCGGCTGGCGATCAACGCCCTGGTGCGGGGCAACAACCCCGATCCGGTGCAAAAGGAGCGCTTCATGCGGCTGTTCGAGCAGTTTGATTTCGACCATCCGGCCGACATGGTCGCCGCCTTGATCGATTGGCTCGACTCGGGCGACGATGTCTATGAGCAGGATGGGGCTCTCGGCGCGGAAAGCGCCTACTACCAGAGCCTGAACCCGCCCTACGCGGCGCGCAACGGCTCACTGGCAAGCCTCGACGAACTCGCCCTGGTGCGCGGCTTCAGTGCCGATATCGTCGAAACCCTGCGCCCGCATGTCAGTTTGCACGGGGATTTGCGCGTCAACCTCAACACGGCCGCTCCCGAGGTCATCGCCACCCTGCATTTTGACGAGGCGCGCCCCGTTTATCCCGAGGAAGCGCAGGATATCGCTGCCGCCCGCGACCTTGCGCCCTTTGAAAATCTGGAGGATTTCCAGCGGGAATTTCCCGGTCTCTGGGAAAAATTTCCCACGAGCGCCGAGCTCACCTACGGCATCGGCTTCAAAAGCAACTATTATCTGATTCGCTCCCAGGCGTGGGTCAATGACGGCACCCGCACCGTGACCGCCGTGGTCAGCAAGAGCGACAACAAAATTCATTCCCTGCGCGTCGACTGA